One Streptomyces lincolnensis genomic region harbors:
- a CDS encoding GDSL-type esterase/lipase family protein, which translates to MRRRVRKRWSAAAITAVTVALLPSGPAWAASAAADADPAVSAPGEPARAGQDPAPPGPAQTHPPKVERPDSTLPKDWRTSKDRAVTVVGDSRGLHVLVADSAKAYQWREVAALREDGFEADAWIGNVCVTGSGKRAVVAYAPRAFTNTPALFDRGAFAAVVDLGTQKVTKLREQVSLAYFNPGCGTGETAVLTQAADEEAGQTRLLRLNTATGKVSAPVTVPGQATSAVPVGDTMVAAVGNRLTRIGADGSRTLLAKTSGPAFHLHPDAEGGLAFLDRKDDDVTVRRAQGGKLTALAHGALGKVGLSAGTAGRLFLTGKPEDVAPLPDTVDRLPADVGAEVSSHGRLVVERAVSTGLRSHVTNPLATTAEADSLPYTVEATVPATGKDVDFTVAPDTTPAAERLSPALKSAAASEPAATTGSSLAAADSSNTTYDPERTCSIPRNDPNQQALQPTPNQVEWAVDMAIRGNLTSGYISQGGWRSHAGLGTAVSPSTMFPIPALKGAAAGSRIPAQVLLGVLAQESNMWQASFHSLPGQTGNPIIGNFYGTNIYPGTTGYDPEKIWTIDWADADCGYGMGQQTDGMSSSSRQQPGKPPAFPEAQQRAIALDYTANVAVAAQTLAKKWNELHTTGQTVRVNDDDPRNIENWFAAVWNYNLGFNTPDSTGKWGLGWLNNPANPKYPADRNAFLDNNSYADAAHPQDWPYPEKVMGWAAYPIDTGRSYNDSGVQDSGNTHGYQAAWWNDPGYRTLAIKPPLGAFCNSTNGCDATNPPVCTTEACYKQYWYDGDAKWASCSGTCGFETLTYKTLRSELGRGNSGMPECGIGGLPSGAGSSAIIVDDVADGVGTFRSDCTKSYISNGSLTWDFASNNGTYEGKEDLHQVGGGLGAHFWFAHTRNAEHRITQMKVTGTWKLGRSLDQWARVLVHLPSTGAESQQAHYTVDLGNGTSRERYLNQKSKKNQWVELGTYRFKGTPSVSLDNESADGTADNDVAWDAIAFQPLSAKPKMVVALGDSYTSGEGAGSYATASDLDNGKPTWNACRRSANSWARKTTFPGFSDTIGNLADTAAGSLDFQDVSCSGAHTWQLMPGTPTSDGKETWGFDGNFHEKFQIESGVLSDDTDVVALTVGGNDAGFPAVMQSCATTGCPADADVRADIDATMPEVEKVLREIHSVAGKAKIVLLGYPRLFNENVTLCVSGVGGAGMIRINNMGEYMESKQQALVASLKSQGLPVSFESPDSDFEGKRACDDNEGINKIVTAPEGDGDFRCEVGGTWCVSRESYHPNNTGTSAYSAAFRRALGKL; encoded by the coding sequence ATGAGACGCAGAGTCCGTAAGAGATGGTCGGCCGCGGCGATCACGGCCGTGACAGTCGCCCTGCTGCCGTCGGGACCCGCCTGGGCCGCCTCCGCCGCCGCAGACGCCGACCCGGCGGTGTCCGCACCGGGCGAGCCCGCGAGGGCCGGTCAGGATCCGGCCCCGCCCGGTCCGGCGCAGACCCATCCGCCGAAGGTGGAACGGCCCGACAGCACGCTGCCCAAGGACTGGCGCACCTCGAAGGACCGGGCCGTCACCGTGGTCGGCGACTCCCGGGGCCTGCACGTCCTGGTCGCCGACAGTGCCAAGGCGTACCAGTGGCGCGAGGTCGCCGCGCTGCGGGAGGACGGGTTCGAGGCCGACGCCTGGATCGGCAACGTGTGTGTGACCGGCTCGGGCAAGCGGGCCGTAGTCGCGTACGCGCCCCGGGCGTTCACCAACACGCCGGCGCTCTTCGACCGCGGGGCGTTCGCCGCGGTGGTGGACCTCGGCACGCAGAAGGTGACCAAGCTGCGCGAGCAGGTCTCGCTCGCCTACTTCAACCCCGGCTGCGGGACCGGCGAGACGGCGGTGCTGACCCAGGCCGCCGACGAGGAGGCCGGCCAGACCCGGCTGCTGCGGCTGAACACCGCCACCGGCAAGGTGAGCGCCCCGGTGACCGTGCCGGGCCAGGCGACCTCGGCCGTCCCGGTCGGTGACACCATGGTCGCCGCCGTCGGCAACCGGCTCACCCGCATAGGCGCCGACGGCTCCCGCACGCTCCTGGCGAAGACCTCGGGCCCCGCCTTCCATCTGCACCCCGACGCCGAGGGCGGCCTCGCCTTCCTCGACCGCAAGGACGACGACGTCACCGTCCGCCGCGCCCAGGGCGGCAAGCTGACCGCGCTCGCGCACGGCGCCCTCGGCAAGGTCGGCCTGTCCGCCGGTACGGCGGGCCGGCTGTTCCTCACCGGCAAGCCCGAGGACGTGGCCCCCCTGCCGGACACCGTGGACAGGTTGCCGGCCGACGTCGGTGCCGAGGTCTCCTCCCACGGCCGGCTGGTCGTCGAACGGGCCGTGTCCACGGGGCTGCGCTCCCACGTGACCAACCCGCTCGCGACCACCGCGGAGGCCGACAGCCTGCCGTACACCGTGGAGGCCACCGTGCCCGCGACCGGCAAGGACGTGGACTTCACGGTGGCGCCGGACACCACGCCCGCGGCGGAACGGCTCTCGCCCGCCCTCAAGTCGGCGGCCGCTTCCGAGCCGGCGGCCACGACCGGCTCCTCGCTCGCCGCTGCCGACTCCTCGAACACCACCTACGACCCCGAGCGGACCTGCTCCATCCCCCGCAACGACCCCAACCAGCAGGCCCTCCAGCCCACCCCCAACCAGGTCGAGTGGGCCGTCGACATGGCGATCCGGGGGAACCTCACCAGCGGCTACATCAGCCAGGGCGGCTGGCGCTCGCACGCGGGGCTCGGTACGGCGGTCTCACCGTCCACGATGTTCCCCATCCCGGCGCTCAAGGGCGCGGCGGCGGGGTCCCGGATCCCGGCGCAGGTGCTGCTCGGCGTGCTGGCGCAGGAGTCCAACATGTGGCAGGCGTCCTTCCACTCCCTGCCCGGCCAGACCGGCAACCCGATCATCGGCAACTTCTACGGCACCAACATCTACCCCGGCACGACCGGCTACGACCCCGAGAAGATCTGGACGATCGACTGGGCCGACGCGGACTGCGGCTACGGCATGGGGCAGCAGACCGACGGGATGAGCAGCTCCTCGCGCCAGCAGCCCGGCAAGCCGCCCGCGTTCCCCGAGGCCCAGCAGCGCGCGATCGCGCTCGACTACACGGCGAACGTCGCCGTGGCCGCGCAGACGCTCGCGAAGAAGTGGAACGAGCTGCACACCACCGGCCAGACCGTCCGGGTCAACGACGACGACCCGCGGAACATCGAGAACTGGTTCGCCGCGGTCTGGAACTACAACCTGGGCTTCAACACCCCCGACTCCACCGGGAAATGGGGCCTGGGCTGGCTGAACAACCCGGCCAACCCCAAGTACCCGGCCGACCGTAACGCCTTCCTCGACAACAACAGCTACGCGGACGCCGCCCACCCGCAGGACTGGCCGTACCCGGAGAAGGTGATGGGCTGGGCCGCCTACCCCATCGACACCGGCCGCTCCTACAACGACTCCGGAGTGCAGGACAGCGGCAACACCCACGGCTACCAGGCCGCCTGGTGGAACGACCCGGGCTACCGGACGCTCGCCATCAAGCCGCCGCTGGGCGCCTTCTGCAACTCCACCAACGGCTGTGACGCCACCAACCCGCCGGTGTGCACCACCGAGGCCTGCTACAAGCAGTACTGGTACGACGGTGACGCCAAGTGGGCCTCGTGCAGCGGGACCTGCGGCTTCGAGACACTGACGTACAAGACACTGCGGTCCGAACTCGGCCGCGGCAACAGCGGGATGCCCGAGTGCGGGATCGGCGGACTGCCCTCGGGGGCCGGCTCCAGCGCGATCATCGTGGACGACGTCGCCGACGGCGTCGGCACCTTCCGCTCCGACTGCACCAAGTCCTACATCAGCAACGGCTCACTGACCTGGGACTTCGCCTCCAACAACGGTACCTACGAGGGCAAGGAGGACCTGCATCAGGTCGGCGGCGGCCTCGGCGCGCACTTCTGGTTCGCGCACACCCGCAACGCCGAACACCGCATCACCCAGATGAAGGTCACCGGCACCTGGAAGCTCGGCCGCAGCCTCGACCAGTGGGCGCGTGTCCTCGTCCATCTGCCGTCCACGGGCGCGGAGAGCCAGCAGGCGCACTACACGGTCGACCTCGGCAACGGCACCTCCCGCGAGCGCTATCTCAACCAGAAGTCCAAGAAGAACCAGTGGGTCGAGCTGGGCACGTACCGGTTCAAGGGCACGCCCTCCGTCAGCCTGGACAACGAGTCCGCGGACGGCACGGCGGACAACGACGTCGCCTGGGACGCCATCGCCTTCCAGCCGCTGTCGGCCAAGCCGAAGATGGTCGTCGCGCTCGGCGACTCGTACACCTCCGGTGAGGGCGCCGGCTCCTACGCCACCGCCTCCGACCTGGACAACGGCAAGCCCACCTGGAACGCCTGCCGGCGCAGCGCCAACTCCTGGGCCCGCAAGACGACCTTCCCGGGCTTCTCCGACACCATCGGCAACCTGGCCGACACCGCCGCCGGCTCGCTCGACTTCCAGGACGTCTCCTGCTCCGGCGCCCACACCTGGCAGCTGATGCCGGGCACCCCGACGAGCGACGGGAAGGAGACCTGGGGATTCGACGGCAACTTCCACGAGAAGTTCCAGATCGAGTCCGGCGTGCTCAGCGACGACACCGACGTGGTGGCCCTCACCGTCGGCGGCAACGACGCCGGGTTCCCGGCCGTGATGCAGAGCTGCGCCACGACCGGCTGTCCGGCTGACGCCGACGTCAGGGCGGACATCGACGCCACGATGCCCGAGGTCGAGAAGGTGCTGCGGGAGATCCACAGCGTGGCGGGCAAGGCCAAGATCGTGCTGCTCGGCTACCCCCGGCTCTTCAACGAGAACGTCACGCTGTGCGTCAGCGGCGTCGGCGGGGCCGGCATGATCCGGATCAACAACATGGGCGAGTACATGGAGTCCAAGCAGCAGGCCCTGGTGGCCTCCCTCAAGTCCCAGGGGCTCCCGGTCAGTTTCGAGTCCCCCGACAGTGACTTCGAGGGCAAGCGCGCCTGCGACGACAACGAGGGCATCAACAAGATCGTGACCGCCCCGGAGGGAGACGGCGACTTCCGCTGCGAGGTCGGCGGCACCTGGTGCGTCAGCCGCGAGAGCTACCATCCGAACAACACGGGTACGTCGGCGTACTCGGCGGCCTTCCGCCGCGCGCTCGGCAAGCTGTAG